A genomic region of Xanthomonas campestris pv. phormiicola contains the following coding sequences:
- a CDS encoding TatD family hydrolase, translating into MRLIDSHCHLDAAEFDGDRAAVIARAQAAGIVAQVLPAVTAASWPKLREVCAMADGLSPAYGLHPLFLDQHRPGHLPLLGEWIERERPCAIGECGLDFFVEGLDEAEQQRYFAGQLRLAREFDLPVIVHARRAVDAVILAIRKVGRLRGVVHSFAGSPEQARQLQSLDFLIGLGGPVTYDRAQRLRRLAADLPLQQLLLETDAPDQPDAAIRGQRNEPARLRTVLDTIAMLRGQPAAEIAEQTTRNAQQLFGLQTPAAQPA; encoded by the coding sequence ATGCGCCTGATCGACAGCCACTGCCACCTCGACGCCGCCGAATTCGACGGCGACCGCGCCGCGGTGATCGCGCGCGCGCAGGCCGCCGGCATCGTCGCGCAGGTGCTGCCGGCGGTGACCGCAGCGTCCTGGCCGAAGCTGCGCGAGGTCTGCGCGATGGCCGACGGCCTGTCTCCGGCCTATGGCCTGCATCCGCTGTTCCTGGACCAGCACCGGCCCGGGCATCTGCCATTGCTCGGCGAGTGGATCGAACGCGAGCGCCCCTGCGCGATCGGCGAATGCGGCCTGGACTTCTTCGTCGAGGGACTGGATGAAGCCGAACAGCAGCGGTATTTCGCTGGCCAGTTACGGCTGGCGCGCGAGTTCGACCTGCCGGTGATCGTGCACGCGCGGCGCGCGGTGGATGCGGTGATCCTGGCGATCCGCAAGGTCGGGCGCCTGCGCGGCGTGGTGCACAGTTTCGCCGGCAGCCCGGAACAGGCGCGGCAACTGCAGTCGCTGGATTTCCTGATCGGCCTGGGCGGCCCGGTCACCTACGACCGCGCGCAGCGGCTGCGGCGCCTGGCGGCCGACCTGCCGCTGCAGCAGTTGCTGCTGGAAACCGACGCCCCGGACCAGCCCGACGCGGCCATCCGCGGCCAGCGCAACGAGCCGGCGCGGCTGCGCACGGTGCTGGACACCATCGCCATGCTGCGCGGCCAGCCCGCCGCGGAGATCGCCGAACAGACCACGCGCAATGCGCAGCAGTTGTTCGGGCTGCAGACGCCGGCTGCACAGCCTGCCTGA
- a CDS encoding glycine zipper 2TM domain-containing protein, translating into MNNRDKQEFAGSGDVRPAADSVAGDAVAGNDVGGKLEYADVVRVDPITQKEQRYAEVIGTEPLRETSTTTTPRQVCNDVVVQERLPERDGNVGGTVVGAVVGGLLGNQIGHGNGRKAATAAGAVAGGFIGNQVDRNHVGGRVVDRTERQCHTENSTAESSRITGYNVTYRNDDGSTGTMRTDSKPGSRIALGKDDVVKGYEVTYRYDGQEKTVRMDDKPSSDRLPVLDGRLVTQTASAGDVISQR; encoded by the coding sequence ATGAACAACCGCGACAAGCAGGAGTTCGCCGGCAGCGGCGACGTGCGCCCGGCCGCCGACAGCGTGGCCGGCGACGCGGTGGCCGGCAACGATGTCGGCGGCAAGCTGGAATACGCCGACGTGGTCCGGGTCGATCCGATCACGCAGAAGGAGCAGCGCTACGCCGAGGTGATCGGCACCGAGCCGCTGCGCGAAACCTCCACCACCACCACCCCGCGCCAGGTCTGCAACGACGTGGTGGTGCAGGAGCGCCTGCCCGAGCGCGACGGCAATGTCGGCGGCACCGTGGTCGGTGCGGTGGTCGGCGGCCTGCTCGGCAACCAGATCGGCCATGGCAACGGCCGCAAGGCGGCCACCGCGGCCGGCGCGGTGGCCGGCGGCTTCATCGGCAACCAGGTCGACCGCAACCACGTCGGCGGCCGTGTGGTCGATCGCACCGAGCGCCAGTGCCACACCGAGAACAGCACCGCCGAGTCCTCGCGCATCACCGGCTACAACGTGACCTACCGCAACGACGACGGCAGCACCGGCACCATGCGCACGGACAGCAAGCCGGGCAGCCGCATCGCGCTGGGCAAGGACGACGTGGTCAAGGGTTACGAGGTCACCTACCGCTACGACGGCCAGGAAAAGACCGTGCGCATGGACGACAAGCCCAGCAGCGACCGCCTGCCGGTGCTGGACGGGCGCCTGGTCACCCAGACCGCCTCGGCCGGCGACGTGATCAGCCAGCGCTGA
- a CDS encoding acyl-CoA dehydrogenase family protein gives MPLPCDDLFNVAALLSEEERAIRQAVARFVDARVLPIIGAAFDQARFPAELVPELAQLGLLGATLPPADGGAGLNAVCYGLICQELERGDSGLRSFVSVQSSLCMYPLHAYGSQAQRQRWLPAMAAGSAIGCFGLTEAQGGSDPAAMQTRAVRDGDGWRLSGSKLWITNGSLADVAIVWAQTEDGVQGFLVEAGTPGFTTQDIAHKMSLRASVTSALFLDDVRLADTQRLPGVRGLKGPLGCLTQARYGISWGAIGAAIACLREALAYSGERILFGRPLAATQSAQIKLADMARRIACAQLLALQLGRLKDAGVLQPAQVSLAKWNNVRMALDIARECRDLLGAAGITTEYGAIRHALNLESVITYEGTETVHQLVVGRELTGINAF, from the coding sequence ATGCCGCTGCCTTGCGACGATCTGTTCAACGTGGCCGCGCTGCTGAGCGAGGAGGAGCGCGCGATCCGGCAGGCGGTGGCGCGCTTCGTCGACGCCAGGGTGCTGCCGATCATCGGCGCGGCCTTCGACCAGGCGCGGTTTCCGGCCGAACTGGTGCCGGAGCTGGCGCAGCTGGGCCTGCTCGGCGCCACGCTGCCGCCCGCCGACGGCGGCGCCGGACTCAATGCGGTCTGCTACGGCTTGATCTGCCAGGAGCTGGAACGCGGCGACAGCGGCCTGCGCAGCTTCGTCAGCGTGCAGTCCTCGCTGTGCATGTATCCGCTCCACGCCTACGGCAGCCAGGCGCAGCGGCAGCGCTGGTTGCCGGCGATGGCCGCCGGCAGCGCGATCGGCTGCTTCGGCCTGACCGAGGCGCAGGGCGGTTCCGACCCGGCCGCGATGCAGACCCGCGCGGTGCGCGACGGCGACGGCTGGCGTTTGAGCGGCAGCAAGCTGTGGATCACCAACGGCAGCCTGGCCGACGTGGCGATCGTGTGGGCGCAGACCGAGGACGGCGTGCAGGGCTTCCTGGTCGAGGCCGGTACGCCCGGCTTCACCACGCAGGACATCGCGCACAAGATGAGCCTGCGCGCCTCGGTGACCTCGGCGCTGTTCCTGGACGACGTGCGCCTGGCGGACACGCAGCGGCTGCCCGGCGTGCGCGGGCTGAAGGGCCCGCTGGGCTGCCTGACCCAGGCCCGCTACGGTATCAGCTGGGGCGCGATCGGCGCGGCGATCGCCTGCCTGCGCGAGGCGCTGGCGTATTCCGGCGAACGCATCCTGTTCGGGCGCCCGCTGGCGGCCACGCAGAGCGCGCAGATCAAGCTGGCCGACATGGCCCGGCGCATCGCCTGCGCGCAGCTGCTGGCGCTGCAACTGGGCCGGCTCAAGGATGCCGGCGTGCTGCAGCCGGCGCAGGTGTCGCTGGCGAAGTGGAACAACGTGCGCATGGCGCTGGACATCGCCCGCGAGTGCCGCGACCTGCTCGGCGCGGCCGGCATCACCACCGAGTACGGCGCCATCCGCCACGCCTTGAACCTGGAATCGGTGATCACCTACGAAGGCACCGAGACCGTGCACCAACTGGTGGTCGGCCGCGAGCTGACCGGCATCAATGCGTTCTGA
- a CDS encoding GNAT family N-acetyltransferase — protein MSMFDLQVETERLLLRPPSAADFEDFCRFTGDAEAMRHLGGVQPPPVAWRALAALVGSWQLQGFSMFSVIEKRSGQWIGRVGPWQPHAWPGTEVGWGIARPYWGQGYAPEAARASIDWAFAQLGWTEVIHTIAADNANSKAVAAKLGARYLRQDRLPEPLQAHEVEVWGQSRADWQARR, from the coding sequence ATGAGCATGTTCGATCTGCAGGTGGAAACCGAGCGTCTGCTGCTGCGCCCGCCGAGCGCGGCGGATTTCGAGGACTTCTGCCGTTTCACCGGCGATGCCGAGGCGATGCGCCATCTGGGCGGCGTGCAGCCGCCGCCGGTGGCCTGGCGCGCGCTGGCGGCGCTGGTCGGCAGCTGGCAGCTGCAGGGGTTTTCGATGTTCTCGGTGATCGAGAAGCGCAGCGGCCAGTGGATCGGCCGGGTCGGGCCGTGGCAGCCGCATGCCTGGCCGGGGACCGAGGTGGGCTGGGGGATCGCGCGCCCGTACTGGGGCCAGGGCTATGCGCCGGAAGCGGCGCGCGCCTCGATCGACTGGGCGTTCGCGCAATTGGGCTGGACCGAGGTGATCCACACCATCGCCGCCGACAACGCCAATTCCAAGGCGGTGGCGGCCAAGCTGGGCGCGCGCTACCTGCGCCAGGATCGCCTGCCCGAACCGTTGCAGGCGCACGAGGTGGAAGTGTGGGGGCAGTCGCGCGCGGACTGGCAGGCGCGGCGCTGA
- a CDS encoding NAD(P)H-dependent oxidoreductase: protein MSQYRIAVFVGSLRKASHNRRLALALEKLAGDRARFEYVEIGDLPLYDQDRDQDYPEQGKRLKAQVSDADAVLFVTPEYNRSIPGVLKNAIDLGSRPYGENAFAGKPAALCGVSIGALGTALAQQHLRNVLAYLDMPVLGQPEVFVQFKDGLIEADGSIGNEDTRKFLQGFVDKFIAWVDELQA from the coding sequence ATGAGCCAGTACCGCATCGCCGTCTTCGTCGGCAGCCTGCGCAAGGCGTCGCACAACCGGCGCCTGGCGTTGGCGCTGGAGAAGCTCGCCGGCGACCGCGCCCGCTTCGAGTACGTGGAGATCGGCGACCTGCCGCTGTACGACCAGGATCGCGACCAGGATTACCCCGAGCAGGGCAAGCGCTTGAAGGCGCAGGTCAGCGATGCCGACGCGGTGCTGTTCGTCACCCCCGAGTACAACCGCTCCATCCCCGGCGTGCTCAAGAACGCGATCGACCTGGGTTCGCGGCCCTACGGCGAGAACGCCTTCGCCGGCAAGCCGGCGGCGCTGTGCGGGGTCTCGATCGGCGCGCTGGGCACCGCGCTGGCGCAGCAGCACCTGCGCAACGTGCTGGCCTACCTGGACATGCCGGTGCTGGGCCAGCCGGAGGTGTTCGTGCAGTTCAAGGACGGCCTGATCGAGGCCGACGGCAGCATCGGCAATGAGGACACGCGCAAGTTCCTGCAGGGCTTCGTCGACAAGTTCATCGCCTGGGTCGACGAACTGCAGGCCTGA
- a CDS encoding replicative DNA helicase, translating to MSARPGYRGDRKSERGERSEPRIDQLRVPPHSIEAEQAVLGGLMLAPDAYDRVNDQLTDNDFYRRDHQLIYRAIRELAEKGRPFDAVTLGEWFESQGKLEMVGDGAYLIELASTTPSAANIAAYAEIVRDKAVLRQLIEVGTTIVNDGFQPEGRESAELLASAEKAVFKIAEAGARGRSDFVAMPGALKDAFEELRSRFENGGNITGLPTGYSDFDAMTAGLQPTDLIILAARPAMGKTTLALNIAEYAAIKSKKAVAVFSMEMSASQLAMRLISSNGRINAQRLRTGQLEDEDWARVTGAIKMLKETKIFIDDTPGVSPEILRSKARRLKREHDLGLIVIDYLQLMSVPGNSENRATEISEISRSLKGLAKELGVPVIALSQLNRSLETRTDKRPVMADLRESGAIEQDADMIVFIYRDDYYNKENSPDKGLAEIIIGKHRGGPTGSCKLKFFGEYTRFDNLSHDSVGAFE from the coding sequence ATGTCCGCCCGTCCCGGCTACCGCGGCGACCGCAAGAGCGAACGTGGCGAGCGCAGCGAGCCGCGTATCGATCAGTTGCGCGTGCCGCCGCATTCGATCGAGGCCGAACAGGCCGTGCTCGGCGGCCTGATGCTGGCGCCCGACGCCTACGACCGGGTCAACGACCAGCTCACCGACAACGATTTCTATCGCCGCGATCACCAGCTGATCTACCGCGCGATCCGCGAGCTGGCCGAAAAGGGCCGCCCGTTCGATGCGGTGACGCTGGGCGAGTGGTTCGAGTCGCAGGGCAAGCTGGAGATGGTCGGCGACGGCGCCTACCTGATCGAACTGGCCAGCACCACGCCGTCGGCGGCCAACATCGCCGCCTACGCCGAGATCGTGCGCGACAAGGCGGTGCTGCGGCAGCTGATCGAGGTCGGCACCACCATCGTCAACGACGGCTTCCAGCCGGAAGGGCGCGAGAGCGCGGAGCTGCTGGCCAGCGCCGAGAAGGCGGTGTTCAAGATCGCCGAGGCCGGCGCGCGCGGGCGCAGCGATTTCGTGGCGATGCCCGGCGCGTTGAAGGACGCGTTCGAGGAATTGCGCAGCCGCTTCGAGAACGGCGGCAACATCACCGGCCTGCCGACCGGCTACAGCGACTTCGACGCGATGACCGCCGGCCTGCAGCCGACCGACCTGATCATCCTCGCCGCGCGTCCGGCGATGGGCAAGACCACGCTGGCGCTGAACATCGCCGAGTACGCCGCGATCAAGTCGAAGAAGGCGGTGGCGGTGTTCTCGATGGAAATGTCGGCCTCGCAGCTGGCGATGCGCCTGATCTCCTCCAACGGCCGCATCAACGCGCAGCGCCTGCGAACCGGCCAGCTCGAGGACGAGGACTGGGCGCGGGTCACCGGCGCGATCAAGATGCTGAAGGAGACCAAGATCTTCATCGACGACACGCCCGGCGTGTCGCCGGAGATCCTGCGCTCCAAGGCGCGCCGGCTCAAGCGCGAGCACGACCTCGGGCTGATCGTCATCGACTACCTGCAGCTGATGTCGGTGCCGGGCAACAGCGAGAACCGCGCCACCGAGATCTCCGAGATCTCGCGCTCGCTCAAGGGCCTGGCCAAGGAACTGGGCGTGCCGGTGATCGCGCTGTCGCAGCTCAACCGCTCGCTGGAAACGCGCACCGACAAGCGCCCGGTGATGGCCGACCTGCGCGAATCCGGCGCCATCGAGCAGGACGCGGACATGATCGTGTTCATCTACCGCGACGACTACTACAACAAGGAAAATTCGCCGGACAAGGGCCTGGCCGAGATCATCATCGGCAAGCATCGCGGCGGCCCGACCGGCTCGTGCAAGCTCAAGTTCTTCGGCGAATACACCCGCTTCGACAACCTGTCGCACGACTCGGTGGGCGCGTTCGAGTAG
- a CDS encoding FIST C-terminal domain-containing protein, translated as MPLTVTHAETADRDAVAAVAALRAQLGAAPLDALLLFCDAEYDLDALGPAIKAGFDCPVVGCTAAGQIGELGFQSNGILVAGLRGGVLQAQPLLIAPLSDLQAQVAVVAETVQAATADKAGQCFSLLLVDGLSTCEEYLAAALYRMIGDVPLLGGSAGDNLRFERTQVYYDGRFLADAAVLTLFHSRHPFVVFKLQHFVASEIELVVTDADPERRLIREINGEPAALAYAQAIGMPLEELEPKVFSTYPLLLTLSGEPYVRSILRANEDLSMTCYCAVEEGMVVSVGQAVDVMETLQQAFAEVHESIPDPALVIGCDCILRRLEFGQSQMQQQVGAFMAQQGVFGFSTYGEQFNGLHVNQTFTGVAIGR; from the coding sequence ATGCCGCTGACCGTCACCCATGCGGAAACCGCCGACCGCGATGCCGTCGCCGCGGTCGCCGCGTTGCGCGCGCAGCTGGGCGCCGCGCCGCTGGACGCCCTGCTGCTGTTCTGCGATGCCGAATACGACCTGGACGCGCTGGGGCCGGCGATCAAGGCCGGCTTCGACTGCCCGGTGGTCGGCTGCACCGCTGCCGGCCAGATCGGCGAGCTCGGCTTCCAGAGCAACGGCATCCTGGTCGCCGGCCTGCGCGGCGGGGTGCTGCAGGCGCAGCCGTTGCTGATCGCGCCGCTGAGCGACCTGCAGGCGCAGGTCGCGGTGGTGGCCGAGACGGTGCAGGCGGCGACGGCCGACAAGGCCGGACAATGCTTTTCGCTGCTGCTGGTCGACGGGCTGTCCACCTGCGAGGAATACCTGGCCGCGGCGCTGTACCGGATGATCGGCGACGTGCCGCTGCTCGGCGGCTCGGCCGGCGACAACCTGCGTTTCGAGCGCACCCAGGTCTACTACGACGGCCGTTTCCTGGCCGATGCGGCGGTGCTGACCCTGTTCCATTCGCGGCATCCGTTCGTGGTGTTCAAGCTGCAGCACTTCGTCGCCAGCGAGATCGAACTGGTGGTCACCGATGCCGATCCGGAGCGGCGCCTGATCCGCGAGATCAACGGCGAGCCGGCGGCGCTGGCCTACGCGCAGGCGATCGGCATGCCGCTGGAGGAACTGGAACCGAAGGTGTTCTCCACTTATCCGCTGCTGCTGACCTTGAGCGGCGAGCCCTACGTGCGTTCGATCCTGCGGGCCAACGAGGACCTGTCGATGACCTGCTACTGCGCGGTGGAAGAGGGCATGGTGGTGTCGGTCGGCCAGGCGGTGGACGTGATGGAAACGCTGCAACAGGCCTTTGCCGAGGTGCACGAGTCGATACCCGATCCGGCGCTGGTGATCGGCTGCGATTGCATCCTGCGCCGCCTGGAGTTCGGCCAGTCGCAGATGCAGCAGCAGGTCGGCGCGTTCATGGCGCAGCAGGGCGTGTTCGGGTTTTCCACCTACGGCGAGCAGTTCAACGGCCTGCACGTCAACCAGACCTTTACCGGCGTGGCGATCGGGAGATGA
- a CDS encoding ATP-binding protein encodes MPADAATVAARAHVSAMPADGGDAALVAELRRQLAARDKVIAVLKKRVIARDDAVASPLATLQQNIALGKVVALKTQELNRERQELEHALADLGKAQVALLQAQKMESIGQLAAGIAHEINTPAQYVRDNLAFVCKAKQILDRVFDMAFGIVDAARAQGVAPELVAALDAQVTSSRFQYLRKQTPEALQQSLEGLDRITKIVSAMKTFSHPSAGEKEPVDLRELVATTVTVARNEWKYVAEVETEFDADVPLVPCLRDEIGQVLLNLLVNAAHAIGDTLVPGEREQGRIRIILRRAGDRHVDLCVSDDGPGIPEAIRTKVFDPFFTTKPVGKGTGQGLAIAYSTVVEKHQGRIFFEPSADQRGTTFVVRLPLNAVAG; translated from the coding sequence ATGCCTGCAGATGCAGCGACGGTAGCGGCCCGGGCGCATGTCTCGGCGATGCCTGCGGATGGCGGCGATGCGGCCCTGGTCGCCGAGTTGCGCCGGCAACTGGCCGCGCGCGACAAGGTGATCGCGGTGCTGAAGAAGCGGGTCATCGCGCGCGACGATGCGGTGGCCTCGCCGTTGGCGACGCTGCAGCAGAACATCGCGCTGGGCAAGGTGGTGGCGCTGAAGACCCAGGAACTCAACCGCGAGCGGCAGGAGCTGGAGCATGCCCTGGCCGACCTCGGCAAGGCCCAGGTCGCGCTGCTGCAGGCGCAGAAGATGGAGTCGATCGGCCAGCTCGCCGCCGGCATCGCCCACGAGATCAACACCCCGGCGCAGTACGTGCGCGACAACCTGGCCTTCGTGTGCAAGGCCAAGCAGATCCTCGACCGCGTGTTCGACATGGCCTTCGGCATCGTCGATGCGGCGCGTGCGCAGGGCGTGGCGCCGGAGCTGGTGGCCGCGCTCGACGCGCAGGTGACCTCGTCCAGGTTCCAGTACCTGCGCAAGCAGACCCCCGAGGCCCTGCAGCAGTCGCTGGAAGGGCTGGACCGCATCACCAAGATCGTCAGTGCGATGAAGACCTTCTCGCATCCTTCGGCCGGCGAGAAGGAGCCGGTGGACCTGCGCGAGCTGGTCGCCACCACCGTCACCGTCGCCCGCAACGAATGGAAGTACGTGGCCGAGGTCGAGACCGAGTTCGACGCCGACGTGCCGTTGGTGCCGTGCCTGCGCGACGAGATCGGCCAGGTGCTGCTGAACCTGCTGGTCAACGCGGCGCATGCGATCGGCGACACGCTGGTGCCGGGCGAGCGCGAGCAGGGCCGGATCCGCATCATCCTGCGCCGGGCCGGCGACCGCCACGTGGACCTGTGCGTCAGCGACGACGGCCCGGGCATTCCCGAAGCGATCCGGACCAAGGTGTTCGATCCGTTCTTCACCACCAAGCCGGTCGGCAAGGGCACCGGCCAGGGCCTGGCGATCGCCTATTCGACGGTGGTGGAAAAGCACCAGGGACGGATCTTCTTCGAACCGTCGGCGGATCAGCGCGGCACCACCTTCGTGGTGCGGCTGCCGTTGAACGCCGTGGCGGGCTGA
- a CDS encoding response regulator, protein MRVLFVDDEKQVLAGLERTMFMADRDWDVAFAGSGAEALVALRAQPADVVVSDMRMPMMDGAELLRQVRDSCPRSIRIILSGHTEQEAALRSLDVAHQFLAKPCQGDALIEAIDRAVALQLLLDDPAVQAVAGRIGGLPSAPRMFARLNRLLGDHAAGVAQVAAVVEGDPALAAKVLQLANCAFFGNGHHVAEVKEAVNRIGIGLLRTLVLASEVFHSGAGDSADTIRADAVRASRLAAVLGKGHAAEDVVTTAALLANVGALLPDVARLCRDADPHGRGFPSHAEIGAYLLGVWGLPGAIVEAVAHHRAPRRVEHRQFDAIGVVHVAVALAQGQAPDLEYLQAMGVAAQLPQWQAACAQIREAEVVS, encoded by the coding sequence ATGCGCGTGCTGTTCGTCGACGACGAGAAGCAGGTGCTAGCCGGCCTCGAGCGCACCATGTTCATGGCCGACCGCGATTGGGACGTGGCCTTCGCCGGCAGCGGCGCCGAGGCGCTGGTCGCGCTGCGGGCGCAACCGGCCGACGTGGTGGTCTCGGACATGCGCATGCCGATGATGGACGGCGCCGAACTGCTGCGCCAGGTGCGCGACAGTTGCCCGCGCAGCATCCGCATCATCCTGTCCGGGCATACCGAACAGGAGGCGGCGCTGCGTTCGCTGGACGTGGCCCATCAGTTCCTGGCCAAGCCCTGCCAGGGCGATGCGCTGATCGAGGCGATCGACCGCGCCGTGGCGCTGCAGCTGCTGCTGGACGATCCGGCGGTGCAGGCGGTAGCCGGACGCATCGGCGGGCTGCCGTCGGCGCCGCGCATGTTCGCGCGGCTCAACCGCCTGCTCGGCGACCACGCGGCCGGCGTGGCGCAGGTGGCCGCAGTGGTGGAAGGCGACCCGGCGCTGGCGGCCAAGGTGCTGCAGCTGGCCAATTGCGCGTTCTTCGGCAACGGCCATCATGTGGCCGAGGTCAAGGAGGCGGTCAACCGGATCGGCATCGGCCTGCTGCGCACGCTGGTGCTGGCCAGCGAGGTGTTCCACAGCGGCGCCGGCGATTCGGCCGACACGATCCGCGCCGATGCGGTGCGCGCGTCGCGGCTGGCGGCGGTGCTCGGCAAGGGCCATGCCGCCGAGGACGTGGTGACGACCGCGGCGCTGCTGGCCAACGTCGGCGCGCTGCTGCCGGACGTTGCGCGGCTGTGCCGCGATGCCGATCCGCACGGGCGCGGCTTCCCGTCGCATGCGGAGATCGGTGCCTACCTGCTCGGCGTGTGGGGCCTGCCTGGGGCGATCGTCGAGGCGGTCGCCCATCACCGCGCGCCGCGCCGGGTCGAGCATCGCCAGTTCGACGCGATCGGCGTGGTCCACGTGGCGGTGGCGCTGGCCCAAGGCCAGGCGCCGGACCTGGAGTACCTGCAGGCGATGGGCGTGGCCGCGCAACTGCCGCAGTGGCAGGCGGCGTGCGCGCAGATTCGCGAAGCGGAGGTCGTGTCATGA
- a CDS encoding response regulator, translating to MSEPELPRILCVDDEPNLLAALERNLFGQFDVVTANGGEAGLAAIAAGPPFAAIVSDMRMPGMDGAAFLAAARARAPDSVRLLLTGQADATSAIAAINQGAIFRFLCKPCPTEELVAALEQAVALHRATLLERELLETTLAGTTRMLTEVLAMVAPWAFQRSAQLQACVSHVTAKLPWPNRWVVEVAAALSHIGCVSVPGDIVQREIAGDELSEEEQKLIDGHPLVAYRLLTAIPRMQVVAEIVRYQALPPPADASPDVVRGAHLLRASLLLVRGLARKLPLAHAVQELRKVEPPLPRGLVDAFADLQLNTRSGIRKARVCDLVPGWRLEQDVVSRRGMMLLAHGSELSLTSILALRNLQAAGAIVEPLLVSYGNQEQSGAPVAA from the coding sequence ATGAGCGAGCCGGAACTGCCGCGCATCCTGTGCGTGGACGACGAACCCAATCTGCTGGCGGCGCTGGAGCGCAACCTGTTCGGCCAGTTCGACGTGGTCACCGCCAACGGCGGCGAGGCCGGACTGGCCGCGATCGCCGCCGGCCCGCCGTTCGCGGCGATCGTGTCGGACATGCGCATGCCGGGCATGGACGGCGCCGCGTTCCTGGCCGCGGCGCGCGCGCGCGCGCCGGACAGCGTCCGCCTGCTGTTGACCGGCCAGGCCGATGCGACCTCGGCGATCGCCGCGATCAACCAGGGCGCGATCTTCCGCTTCCTGTGCAAGCCGTGCCCGACCGAGGAACTGGTCGCCGCACTGGAACAGGCGGTGGCGCTGCATCGCGCCACGCTGCTGGAACGCGAGCTGCTGGAAACCACGCTGGCCGGCACCACGCGCATGCTCACCGAGGTGCTGGCGATGGTCGCGCCGTGGGCGTTCCAGCGCTCGGCGCAACTGCAGGCCTGCGTCAGCCACGTCACCGCCAAGCTGCCGTGGCCGAACCGCTGGGTGGTGGAAGTGGCCGCGGCGCTGAGCCACATCGGCTGTGTCAGCGTGCCGGGCGACATCGTGCAGCGCGAGATCGCCGGCGACGAACTGTCCGAGGAAGAACAGAAACTGATCGACGGCCATCCGCTGGTCGCGTACCGGCTGCTGACGGCGATCCCGCGGATGCAGGTGGTGGCCGAAATCGTGCGCTACCAGGCGCTGCCGCCGCCGGCCGACGCCTCGCCGGACGTGGTCCGCGGCGCGCACCTGCTGCGCGCCTCGCTGCTGCTGGTGCGCGGGTTGGCGCGCAAGCTGCCGCTGGCGCACGCGGTGCAGGAGCTGCGCAAGGTCGAGCCGCCGCTGCCGCGCGGATTGGTCGACGCGTTCGCCGACCTGCAGCTCAACACCCGCAGCGGCATCCGCAAGGCCAGGGTCTGCGACCTGGTGCCGGGCTGGCGCCTGGAGCAGGACGTGGTGTCCAGGCGCGGCATGATGCTGCTGGCGCATGGCAGCGAACTGAGCCTGACCTCGATCCTGGCCTTGCGCAATCTGCAGGCGGCCGGCGCCATCGTCGAGCCGCTGCTGGTCAGCTACGGCAACCAGGAACAGTCCGGCGCGCCGGTCGCGGCCTAG